A window from Neobacillus sp. PS3-40 encodes these proteins:
- the prmC gene encoding peptide chain release factor N(5)-glutamine methyltransferase, with amino-acid sequence MNPINKQMFEALQWASSFLKKSNREEFAGELLLRHFTGLSRSQLFANFHEELPLDTWILFEKAIHEHVHGVPIQYIIGSEEFYGRTFTVNESVLIPRPETEELVLEIIRRIKQKFTEKKEVAVVDIGTGSGAIAVSLKLEVPTLHVTASDISVDSLLVAKENAARLGAVIDFSQGDLLKPFIEQNALFEVVISNPPYIPLGDKVTMSEIVTEHEPHRALFAGVDGLDFYRRFMEELPFVLKSEALVGFEIGAGQSEAVANLFYQTFANVKVDIVNDINGKDRMVFAEISLN; translated from the coding sequence ATGAATCCGATCAATAAACAAATGTTCGAAGCTCTCCAATGGGCTTCTTCTTTTTTAAAAAAATCGAACCGGGAGGAATTTGCTGGAGAATTATTGCTCCGCCATTTTACCGGTTTATCGCGCTCACAACTGTTTGCCAACTTTCACGAGGAATTACCGCTAGACACTTGGATCTTATTTGAAAAAGCAATCCACGAACATGTTCACGGAGTACCAATTCAATATATCATCGGCTCAGAGGAATTTTATGGGCGGACCTTTACCGTCAATGAATCCGTTTTGATCCCAAGGCCAGAAACGGAAGAACTTGTACTTGAGATTATTAGGCGGATCAAGCAGAAGTTTACAGAGAAGAAAGAAGTTGCGGTGGTAGATATTGGAACAGGAAGCGGAGCCATCGCGGTTAGCTTAAAGCTTGAGGTTCCGACACTACACGTGACTGCCTCCGATATTTCGGTCGATTCCTTACTAGTGGCAAAAGAAAATGCCGCCCGCCTTGGAGCAGTGATAGATTTTTCCCAAGGGGATCTGCTTAAGCCGTTTATCGAACAAAACGCCTTGTTTGAGGTAGTCATCTCCAACCCACCCTATATTCCACTGGGTGATAAAGTGACAATGTCCGAAATCGTCACAGAACATGAACCCCATCGGGCATTATTTGCAGGTGTGGACGGCTTAGATTTTTATCGAAGATTTATGGAGGAACTGCCTTTCGTATTAAAGTCAGAAGCTCTTGTTGGCTTTGAAATCGGTGCTGGACAAAGTGAGGCAGTTGCCAACCTTTTCTACCAAACCTTTGCAAATGTAAAAGTAGACATCGTGAATGACATTAATGGCAAAGACAGGATGGTTTTTGCTGAAATAAGTTTGAATTAG
- a CDS encoding L-threonylcarbamoyladenylate synthase, with protein sequence MNTKVWKVDKFVDNLENNPQIVDAATLLIDNEVVALPTETVYGLGGNAESDVAVAKIFAAKGRPGDNPLIIHIAEKDQINSFVEDIPENAALLMDSFWPGPLTIIFKKIDGVLSELATAGLTTVAVRMPDHPVAHALLKKCGIPIAAPSANSSGKPSPTTAQHVMEDLQGKIAGIIDGGPTGVGVESTVIDCTEPIPVILRPGGITLEQLEEVVGEIKVDPALTNSESKPKAPGMKYRHYAPNAPLFLINGSQKFLQKHVLEKQQEGFRVGVLTTVENTNEYQADVILACGKRAELETVASSLYSVLREFNQAKVDVIYSEIFPNDGVGQAIMNRLQKAAGNKVISED encoded by the coding sequence ATGAATACAAAAGTTTGGAAAGTGGATAAGTTTGTGGATAACCTTGAAAATAATCCACAGATTGTGGATGCAGCAACATTACTCATTGATAATGAGGTAGTTGCACTTCCGACAGAAACCGTATATGGGCTTGGAGGAAATGCTGAAAGTGATGTGGCAGTAGCGAAAATTTTTGCTGCAAAAGGGAGACCTGGTGATAACCCATTAATTATCCACATTGCTGAGAAGGATCAAATTAACTCATTTGTAGAGGATATTCCAGAGAATGCCGCGTTATTGATGGATTCCTTCTGGCCCGGTCCGTTAACAATTATTTTTAAAAAAATAGACGGTGTACTCTCAGAGTTAGCGACAGCAGGACTTACGACTGTCGCTGTTCGAATGCCCGACCATCCCGTTGCGCATGCATTGCTAAAAAAGTGTGGAATTCCGATTGCAGCGCCAAGTGCGAACAGCTCTGGGAAGCCGAGCCCAACAACTGCTCAACATGTAATGGAAGATTTGCAAGGCAAAATTGCTGGAATTATTGATGGTGGGCCAACAGGTGTTGGAGTGGAGTCAACCGTCATCGATTGTACGGAACCAATTCCAGTCATTTTAAGACCAGGTGGAATTACGCTGGAGCAGCTTGAAGAGGTGGTCGGGGAGATTAAGGTGGATCCGGCATTAACAAATAGTGAATCCAAACCAAAAGCACCTGGAATGAAATATCGCCACTATGCCCCAAATGCTCCTTTATTTTTGATTAATGGAAGCCAGAAATTTCTTCAAAAGCATGTTTTGGAAAAGCAACAGGAAGGTTTCCGCGTTGGTGTGCTTACAACGGTTGAGAATACCAATGAATATCAGGCAGATGTCATTCTTGCCTGTGGAAAAAGAGCGGAACTTGAAACCGTTGCTAGTTCCCTTTATTCAGTTTTAAGGGAATTTAATCAGGCAAAGGTCGATGTTATCTATAGCGAGATATTTCCAAATGATGGTGTAGGCCAAGCTATCATGAACCGTCTGCAAAAGGCGGCTGGAAATAAAGTCATCTCAGAAGATTGA
- a CDS encoding manganese efflux pump MntP family protein — protein MAFALGMDAFSVGLGMGMYRLRLRQIFKIGITIGIFHVWMPLVGMFAGKFLSERFGTLATYLGGGLLILLGVQMIWSSIKKDQKTIITPVGMGLLVFALSVSLDSLSVGLTLGIYGAKTIMVVLCFGVAATVLTWCGLLIGRKVQGLLGVYSVALGGSILLAFGLKLLFPF, from the coding sequence ATGGCGTTTGCACTAGGGATGGATGCCTTCTCAGTCGGTTTAGGAATGGGAATGTATCGATTACGGCTTAGGCAAATTTTTAAAATAGGAATCACGATTGGAATTTTTCATGTTTGGATGCCGTTAGTTGGAATGTTTGCAGGCAAATTTTTATCTGAAAGGTTTGGAACACTTGCTACCTATTTAGGAGGGGGACTGCTCATTCTTTTAGGCGTCCAAATGATTTGGTCTAGCATTAAGAAGGATCAGAAAACGATCATTACCCCTGTAGGGATGGGATTGTTAGTGTTTGCACTTAGTGTAAGTCTAGACAGTCTTTCCGTGGGACTCACATTGGGAATCTACGGGGCAAAAACGATTATGGTAGTTTTATGTTTTGGTGTTGCGGCAACAGTCCTGACATGGTGCGGTTTACTGATCGGCCGAAAAGTCCAGGGCTTGCTTGGGGTCTATAGTGTTGCGCTTGGGGGTAGTATTTTATTGGCGTTTGGCTTGAAATTACTGTTCCCTTTTTAA
- a CDS encoding thymidine kinase: MYVMKQSGWVEVICGSMFSGKSEELIRRVTRAQFAKQKIAVFKPKIDNRYSEQSVVSHNGSTIIAKPITHSIEILHHVEEEIDIVAIDEVQFFDEGIVRVIQQLADSGYRVIVAGLDQDFRGEPFGQMPTLMAIAEQVTKLQAVCTICGSPASRTQRLINGSPASYYDPVILVGASEAYEARCRHHHDVPKVAHRLDEKQVTNTFQ, encoded by the coding sequence ATGTATGTTATGAAGCAAAGCGGATGGGTCGAGGTTATCTGCGGCAGTATGTTTTCTGGTAAATCAGAAGAATTAATTCGCCGCGTAACAAGAGCACAATTTGCTAAACAAAAAATTGCTGTTTTTAAACCCAAAATTGATAATCGCTACAGTGAGCAATCAGTAGTATCCCATAATGGCTCTACCATTATTGCGAAGCCCATTACCCATTCCATCGAAATTTTGCATCATGTGGAAGAAGAGATAGATATTGTAGCCATTGATGAAGTTCAATTTTTTGATGAGGGAATTGTTCGGGTCATTCAGCAACTTGCTGACAGTGGTTATCGAGTGATCGTGGCTGGTCTTGATCAGGACTTTCGTGGCGAACCATTTGGACAAATGCCCACTCTAATGGCAATTGCTGAACAAGTCACTAAGTTACAAGCTGTATGCACCATTTGTGGTTCACCCGCAAGCCGCACTCAGCGATTAATTAATGGAAGTCCAGCATCATACTATGATCCCGTAATACTAGTTGGTGCATCCGAAGCATATGAAGCACGTTGCCGCCACCATCATGATGTCCCGAAAGTAGCACATCGTTTAGATGAAAAGCAAGTAACCAATACGTTTCAATAA
- a CDS encoding class II fructose-bisphosphate aldolase, with amino-acid sequence MPLVSMTEMLKKAKAEGYAVGQFNINNLEFTQAILSAAVEEKSPVILGVSEGAGRYMSGFKTVVKMVEGLMEDLKVTVPVAIHLDHGSSFDKCKEAIDAGFTSVMIDASHHAFEENIEITSKVVEYAHSKGVSVEAELGTVGGQEDDVVAEGVIYADPKECEELVKRTGIDCLAPALGSVHGPYKGEPNLGFKEMEEIGKIIGLPLVLHGGTGIPTKDIQKSVSLGTAKINVNTENQIESAKVVREVLAAKPNEYDPRKYLGPARDAIKATVIGKIREFGSAGKA; translated from the coding sequence ATGCCTTTAGTTTCAATGACCGAAATGCTAAAAAAAGCGAAAGCAGAAGGCTACGCTGTTGGGCAATTCAACATAAATAACTTAGAATTTACACAAGCAATTCTTTCAGCAGCTGTGGAAGAAAAATCACCAGTAATCCTTGGTGTTTCTGAAGGTGCAGGTCGCTATATGAGTGGCTTCAAAACTGTTGTAAAAATGGTTGAAGGCCTAATGGAAGACTTGAAAGTTACTGTTCCAGTTGCAATTCACCTTGACCATGGTTCAAGCTTTGATAAATGTAAAGAAGCTATCGATGCAGGTTTTACATCTGTTATGATCGATGCATCACACCATGCATTTGAAGAAAATATTGAAATAACATCAAAAGTAGTAGAATATGCACATTCAAAAGGTGTTTCAGTTGAAGCTGAACTTGGAACAGTTGGCGGACAAGAGGACGATGTCGTTGCAGAAGGCGTTATTTATGCTGATCCAAAAGAATGTGAAGAATTAGTAAAACGTACAGGCATTGATTGCCTTGCTCCAGCCTTGGGATCAGTACACGGCCCATACAAAGGCGAACCAAACCTTGGTTTCAAGGAAATGGAAGAAATTGGCAAAATTATTGGTTTACCGCTCGTTCTTCACGGTGGAACAGGTATTCCTACAAAGGATATCCAAAAATCCGTTTCACTAGGAACAGCTAAAATAAACGTAAACACTGAAAACCAGATTGAATCTGCTAAGGTTGTTCGTGAAGTTTTAGCCGCAAAACCAAATGAATATGATCCACGTAAATATCTAGGACCAGCACGTGATGCCATCAAAGCTACCGTAATTGGCAAAATCCGTGAATTCGGTTCAGCTGGCAAAGCTTAA
- the rho gene encoding transcription termination factor Rho translates to MDVSISGLENMKLKELYELAREFKVSYYSKLTKKELIFAILKARAELQGYFFMEGVLEIIQSEGFGFLRPINYSPSSEDIYISASQIRRFDLRNGDKVSGKVRPPKENERYYGLLHVEAVNGDDPESAKERVHFPALTPLYPDRQMMLETTPKYFSTRIMDVISPVGFGQRGLIVAPPKAGKTMLLKEIANSITTNHPDAELIVLLIDERPEEVTDIERSVAGDVVSSTFDEVPENHIKVAELVLDRAMRLVEHKRDVVILMDSITRLARAYNLVIPPSGRTLSGGIDPAAFHRPKRFFGAARNIEEGGSLTILATALVDTGSRMDDVIYEEFKGTGNMELHLDRSLAERRIFPALDIRRSGTRKEELLLPKDHLDKLWLIRKSMSDSPDFVERFFKKLKQTKSNEEFFASLGEELKARRS, encoded by the coding sequence ATGGACGTATCAATTTCAGGCTTAGAAAATATGAAATTAAAGGAACTTTATGAACTTGCTCGTGAATTTAAAGTTTCCTACTACAGTAAACTAACAAAAAAGGAATTAATTTTTGCCATTTTAAAAGCACGTGCCGAACTCCAAGGGTATTTCTTTATGGAGGGAGTCCTAGAGATTATCCAATCAGAAGGATTCGGGTTTTTAAGACCTATTAACTATTCTCCAAGTTCGGAAGATATTTATATCTCGGCTTCGCAAATCCGCCGCTTTGATCTTCGCAATGGGGATAAAGTTTCTGGTAAAGTTCGCCCACCAAAAGAAAATGAACGTTATTACGGTCTTTTACATGTGGAAGCAGTCAATGGGGATGACCCTGAATCTGCAAAGGAACGTGTACATTTCCCAGCATTGACACCGCTTTATCCAGATAGGCAAATGATGCTTGAAACAACTCCTAAATATTTTTCTACCAGGATTATGGATGTGATTTCCCCAGTTGGTTTTGGTCAACGTGGATTGATTGTAGCCCCTCCAAAAGCAGGGAAAACCATGCTATTAAAGGAAATTGCCAACAGCATCACAACTAACCATCCAGATGCAGAGTTAATAGTCCTCTTGATCGATGAACGCCCAGAAGAAGTAACGGATATTGAACGTTCTGTTGCGGGTGATGTCGTTAGTTCAACCTTTGATGAAGTTCCGGAAAACCATATTAAAGTGGCGGAACTCGTGCTTGATCGTGCTATGCGCTTAGTTGAGCATAAACGTGATGTAGTAATCTTAATGGATAGTATTACCCGGCTTGCTCGTGCCTATAACCTTGTTATACCGCCAAGTGGACGGACATTATCTGGTGGTATTGACCCTGCAGCATTCCATCGCCCAAAACGATTTTTTGGTGCTGCCCGTAATATCGAAGAAGGCGGTAGCTTAACAATCCTTGCAACTGCATTAGTGGATACAGGATCGCGTATGGACGATGTTATCTATGAAGAGTTTAAAGGAACAGGAAATATGGAGCTTCATCTTGATCGTTCACTTGCTGAACGTCGAATTTTCCCTGCTCTTGATATTCGTCGCTCCGGAACGCGTAAAGAAGAACTTCTTCTTCCGAAAGACCATCTTGATAAATTATGGTTGATAAGGAAGTCAATGTCGGATTCACCTGATTTTGTCGAACGCTTCTTTAAAAAGCTAAAGCAAACGAAATCAAATGAAGAATTCTTTGCGTCTTTAGGTGAGGAATTAAAGGCACGTCGTTCCTAA
- the rpmE gene encoding 50S ribosomal protein L31, whose amino-acid sequence MKSGIHPNYKSAKVTCACGNQFETGSVKGEIRVETCSECHPFYTGRQKFAEAGGRVDRFNKKYGIKQEQQ is encoded by the coding sequence ATGAAATCAGGAATTCATCCAAATTATAAAAGTGCAAAGGTGACTTGCGCATGCGGTAACCAGTTTGAAACCGGATCAGTAAAAGGCGAGATTCGCGTTGAAACTTGTTCAGAGTGTCATCCATTCTATACTGGTCGTCAAAAATTCGCTGAAGCTGGCGGACGTGTTGACCGTTTCAACAAAAAATACGGCATTAAGCAAGAGCAACAATAA
- the spoIIR gene encoding stage II sporulation protein R, translated as MKRKTMVWAYLIVLSLGTILSLYIPKNEVTAKEAVTIPGEAIRLRILANSDKGSDQALKRQVRDAVNAKITVWVKDLTSIKEARIVIKSKLPELQATAEEVVKQQGSEQAVNVKFGKVQFPTKLYGEFLYPAGEYEAILITLGEGKGANWWCVLFPPLCFLDFSNGVAVSKGFEGKKEVTSEKQDKQQSVVTTTSAQSNLKKEPSELQPKKDAPVYTKEDEQPIKVKFFIVELWEKLFD; from the coding sequence ATGAAAAGAAAAACAATGGTATGGGCATATCTTATCGTATTATCCTTAGGAACCATCTTAAGTTTATATATACCAAAAAATGAAGTAACGGCAAAGGAAGCAGTCACTATTCCTGGTGAAGCCATTCGACTAAGAATTCTTGCAAACAGTGATAAAGGATCTGACCAAGCGCTAAAGAGACAAGTCCGTGATGCCGTTAATGCGAAAATTACCGTTTGGGTAAAAGATTTAACATCTATTAAAGAAGCAAGAATAGTCATTAAATCAAAGCTGCCAGAACTTCAAGCTACAGCAGAAGAAGTTGTGAAACAGCAAGGGTCAGAGCAAGCGGTAAACGTAAAGTTCGGGAAAGTACAGTTTCCTACGAAACTATACGGTGAGTTCCTTTATCCTGCAGGAGAATATGAGGCGATCTTGATTACACTAGGAGAAGGAAAAGGTGCGAACTGGTGGTGTGTATTATTTCCACCTCTATGCTTCCTTGATTTTTCAAATGGAGTAGCAGTTAGTAAAGGATTTGAAGGCAAGAAGGAGGTTACTTCAGAAAAGCAAGACAAACAGCAATCAGTTGTAACGACGACGTCAGCGCAATCCAACTTAAAAAAGGAACCAAGTGAACTTCAACCTAAGAAAGATGCACCTGTATATACAAAAGAGGACGAGCAACCGATAAAAGTGAAATTTTTCATAGTAGAACTATGGGAAAAGCTATTTGACTAG
- the prfA gene encoding peptide chain release factor 1 encodes MFDRLQSVEDRYEKLNELLSDPEIINDSNKLREYSKEQANIQETVQTYREYKEAREQYQDAKAMLDEKLDAEMRDMVKEEVNELEGQIGKFEEKLKFLLIPKDPNDEKNVIFEIRGAAGGDEAALFAGSLYRMYSRYAEAQGWKTEVMDASPTGLGGFKEVIFMITGTGAYSKLKFENGAHRVQRVPETESGGRIHTSTATVACLPEAEELEVEIHDKDIRFDAFASTGAGGQSVNTTMSAVRLTHIPTGIVVSCQDEKSQHKNKDKAMKVLRARVYDKFQREAQAEIDSVRKSAVGTGDRSERIRTYNFPQNRVTDHRIGLTIQKLDQILEGKIDDIVDALILDDQSRKLQNESDQ; translated from the coding sequence GTGTTTGATCGTCTTCAATCCGTAGAAGATCGTTATGAAAAGTTAAATGAGCTATTAAGCGATCCGGAAATTATTAATGACTCGAATAAACTTCGAGAATATTCAAAAGAACAGGCTAATATACAAGAAACCGTTCAAACGTACCGCGAATACAAAGAGGCTCGCGAACAATACCAGGATGCTAAAGCCATGCTGGATGAGAAGCTTGATGCCGAAATGCGCGATATGGTTAAAGAAGAGGTTAATGAACTAGAGGGGCAAATCGGGAAATTTGAAGAAAAACTTAAATTTCTTCTTATTCCGAAGGATCCTAACGATGAAAAAAACGTAATCTTTGAAATCCGTGGAGCTGCAGGCGGAGATGAAGCGGCATTATTTGCTGGATCCCTTTACCGTATGTACAGCCGCTATGCTGAGGCACAAGGCTGGAAAACAGAGGTTATGGATGCTAGTCCAACGGGTCTTGGCGGATTTAAAGAAGTAATTTTTATGATTACTGGAACAGGTGCGTACTCCAAATTGAAATTTGAAAATGGAGCACACCGTGTTCAGCGTGTTCCAGAAACAGAATCAGGTGGAAGGATTCATACTTCTACAGCAACAGTTGCTTGCCTGCCAGAAGCAGAAGAGTTAGAAGTTGAAATCCATGACAAGGATATCCGTTTTGATGCCTTTGCTTCAACCGGCGCTGGCGGACAGAGCGTAAACACGACGATGTCGGCCGTTCGCTTAACCCATATTCCAACAGGCATTGTGGTTTCCTGTCAGGATGAGAAATCCCAGCATAAAAACAAAGATAAAGCGATGAAAGTGTTACGTGCACGTGTGTATGACAAGTTCCAACGCGAAGCACAGGCAGAAATTGATTCAGTGCGTAAATCGGCGGTTGGCACCGGGGACCGTTCTGAACGAATTCGTACCTATAATTTTCCTCAAAATCGCGTGACCGACCATCGTATCGGTTTGACGATTCAAAAGCTTGACCAAATTTTAGAGGGTAAGATTGATGACATTGTCGATGCATTGATTCTCGATGATCAATCAAGAAAACTTCAGAATGAATCCGATCAATAA
- a CDS encoding low molecular weight protein arginine phosphatase — protein sequence MQRILFVCTGNTCRSPMAEAILINKKSKEIEVQSAGIYAAYGSEAAEYAKTVMDEFKVAHSHKSSPLTETNVNWATVILTMTSSHKATIAQNFPNAAAKIFTLKEFAGEEERDVIDPFGGNLDMYRNTFKELEKLIDKAIEQLENKIE from the coding sequence ATGCAACGCATTTTGTTTGTGTGTACGGGGAATACATGCAGAAGCCCGATGGCTGAGGCAATTTTAATAAATAAAAAGAGTAAAGAGATAGAGGTACAATCTGCTGGTATCTATGCGGCATACGGGTCTGAGGCTGCAGAGTATGCCAAGACAGTAATGGATGAATTTAAGGTAGCACATAGCCACAAATCAAGCCCCTTAACTGAAACCAATGTTAATTGGGCAACAGTCATTTTAACAATGACTTCATCCCATAAAGCTACGATCGCGCAGAATTTCCCGAATGCTGCCGCAAAGATTTTTACACTTAAAGAATTTGCTGGAGAAGAAGAAAGAGATGTAATCGACCCATTTGGCGGTAATCTCGATATGTACAGAAATACATTTAAAGAGCTTGAGAAATTAATTGATAAGGCTATAGAGCAATTGGAAAATAAAATAGAGTAA
- a CDS encoding UDP-N-acetylglucosamine 1-carboxyvinyltransferase yields the protein MEKLMIAGGDLLKGTVRVSGAKNSAVALIPATILADSPVTIEGLPDISDVEILKGLLEEIGGKVDLRNDDMTVDPSSMISMPLPNGKVKMLRASYYLMGAMLGRFKKAVIGLPGGCHLGPRPIDQHIKGFQALGASVTNEQGAIYLRADELRGARIYLDVVSVGATINIMLAAVRAKGRTIIENAAKEPEIIDVATLLTNMGANIKGAGTDIIRIDGVDSLHGCHHTIIPDRIEAGTYMIIGAAVGGGVLIDNVIPQHLESLIAKLREMGVRIESGDDQVFIERGPNPLKAVDIKTLVYPGFATDLQQPFTTLLTNATGSCVVTDTIYGARFKHIDELRRMNADIKVEGRTAIINGPVQLQGAKVKASDLRAGAALVIAGLMAEGITEVTGLEHIDRGYSHLVEKLTGLGATVWRESMTKEELEQLKST from the coding sequence ATGGAAAAACTTATGATTGCTGGCGGCGATTTATTAAAAGGGACCGTAAGAGTAAGCGGTGCCAAAAATAGTGCAGTCGCCCTAATCCCAGCCACAATTTTGGCAGATTCTCCTGTGACGATCGAAGGATTACCAGATATTTCAGATGTCGAAATTCTTAAAGGGTTACTTGAAGAAATCGGTGGTAAGGTAGATTTGCGTAATGATGATATGACTGTTGATCCTTCTTCAATGATATCCATGCCACTCCCAAATGGAAAAGTAAAGATGCTACGTGCATCCTATTATTTAATGGGAGCGATGTTGGGGCGATTTAAAAAAGCAGTAATTGGTTTGCCTGGCGGATGCCATCTTGGACCGAGACCAATCGATCAGCATATTAAAGGATTCCAGGCCCTTGGTGCGAGCGTGACAAATGAGCAAGGTGCTATTTATCTAAGAGCAGATGAATTACGTGGAGCACGAATCTATCTCGATGTTGTCAGTGTGGGAGCAACGATCAATATTATGCTTGCTGCTGTAAGGGCAAAAGGACGGACCATCATTGAGAATGCAGCAAAAGAGCCAGAAATCATCGATGTTGCAACACTATTAACAAACATGGGAGCTAATATTAAGGGTGCTGGTACAGATATAATCCGTATTGACGGCGTCGATAGCCTTCATGGCTGTCACCACACCATTATTCCTGACCGAATCGAAGCGGGTACCTACATGATCATTGGGGCTGCTGTTGGGGGAGGAGTTTTAATTGATAATGTAATCCCTCAACACTTGGAGTCGTTAATAGCAAAATTGAGGGAAATGGGTGTCCGCATTGAATCGGGAGACGACCAGGTCTTTATAGAAAGAGGGCCAAATCCTCTTAAAGCAGTTGATATCAAGACGCTTGTGTATCCTGGCTTTGCAACAGACCTGCAACAACCATTTACTACTCTACTAACAAATGCAACGGGCTCTTGTGTGGTAACCGATACCATTTATGGTGCACGATTTAAACATATTGATGAATTAAGAAGAATGAATGCTGATATAAAAGTCGAGGGTCGTACTGCGATTATTAATGGTCCTGTACAACTTCAAGGTGCCAAGGTAAAGGCAAGCGATCTAAGAGCAGGTGCTGCCCTTGTAATTGCCGGCCTGATGGCAGAGGGAATTACTGAAGTAACAGGACTCGAACATATTGATAGGGGATATAGCCACTTAGTTGAAAAATTAACCGGCTTAGGTGCGACCGTTTGGCGTGAAAGTATGACAAAAGAAGAACTTGAACAGTTAAAAAGCACATAA
- the glpX gene encoding class II fructose-bisphosphatase translates to MERSLTMELVRVTEAAALASARWMGRGVKDEADGAATSAMRDVFDTIPMKGTVVIGEGEMDEAPMLYIGEKLGTGYGPRVDVAVDPLEGTNIVAAGGWNALAVIAIADNGNLLHAPDMYMEKIAVGPEAVGLIDINASVLDNLKAVAKAKNKDIQDVVATVLNRPRHEHIIAQLREAGARIKLINDGDVAGAINTAFDHTGVDILFGSGGAPEGVLSAVALKCLGGEIIGKLLPQSDAELERCIKMGLDVNRILRMEDLVKGDDAIFAATGVTDGELLKGVQFKGTFGSTHSVVMRAKSGTVRFVDGRHSLKKKPNLVIK, encoded by the coding sequence ATGGAAAGAAGTTTAACAATGGAACTAGTTCGTGTAACAGAGGCTGCAGCACTTGCATCAGCACGCTGGATGGGCCGTGGAGTAAAAGACGAGGCCGATGGGGCAGCAACTTCAGCAATGAGAGACGTGTTTGATACCATTCCAATGAAGGGGACTGTTGTTATTGGAGAAGGAGAAATGGATGAAGCTCCAATGCTCTATATTGGCGAAAAGCTTGGTACAGGTTACGGTCCACGTGTCGATGTAGCTGTAGACCCGCTTGAAGGAACGAATATTGTTGCAGCAGGTGGCTGGAATGCATTAGCCGTGATTGCGATTGCAGATAACGGCAATTTGCTACATGCACCAGATATGTATATGGAGAAAATTGCAGTTGGACCGGAAGCGGTAGGACTTATTGACATTAATGCTTCTGTTCTTGATAATTTAAAAGCTGTAGCGAAGGCAAAGAATAAGGACATCCAAGATGTCGTTGCAACCGTGTTAAATCGCCCGCGTCATGAGCATATTATTGCCCAACTTCGCGAAGCAGGAGCAAGGATCAAGCTTATTAATGATGGAGATGTAGCAGGTGCCATTAATACAGCCTTTGATCATACTGGTGTTGATATCCTATTTGGTTCAGGTGGAGCTCCTGAAGGTGTTTTGTCTGCGGTTGCATTAAAATGCCTCGGCGGTGAAATTATTGGAAAACTATTGCCGCAAAGTGATGCAGAACTTGAACGTTGTATCAAAATGGGTCTTGATGTAAACCGTATTCTCCGAATGGAGGATCTAGTTAAAGGCGATGATGCTATTTTTGCTGCAACAGGTGTAACAGATGGGGAATTATTAAAAGGGGTTCAATTTAAAGGAACTTTTGGCTCAACACATTCTGTTGTTATGAGAGCAAAATCCGGTACTGTTCGCTTTGTTGATGGTCGGCATAGCTTGAAAAAGAAACCAAATCTAGTTATTAAATAA
- a CDS encoding response regulator has product MKAKILIVDDQFGIRILLNEVFQKEGYNTYQAANGLQALDVVKKHDPDLVLLDMKIPGMDGLEILKRMRVLDKDIRVIIMTAYGELDMIQEAKELGAIMHFAKPFDIDDIRAAVKKHLPQKIN; this is encoded by the coding sequence ATGAAAGCAAAAATATTAATTGTTGATGATCAATTTGGAATCAGAATTCTGCTTAATGAGGTTTTTCAAAAAGAAGGCTACAATACGTATCAAGCAGCTAATGGCCTTCAAGCTCTCGATGTTGTTAAAAAACATGACCCAGATCTTGTTCTATTGGATATGAAAATACCTGGAATGGATGGGCTTGAAATATTAAAAAGAATGAGAGTACTTGACAAAGATATTCGTGTCATCATCATGACGGCCTATGGAGAATTGGATATGATCCAGGAAGCAAAAGAACTCGGGGCTATCATGCACTTTGCTAAGCCGTTTGATATTGATGATATCCGTGCAGCTGTGAAAAAACACCTTCCACAAAAAATAAATTAA